The following DNA comes from Cellulophaga sp. HaHa_2_95.
TAATCCTTCACGAATAATTTGCTGATGAGGCTGCTTAGAAATACAGATAAACTCTGTCAATGAAAAATCTTCTGGGGCAACTTCATACAATCCTAGTTGTTCCATTTCATCTAAATCTTTCACCATACACGCCTTAAGCAACTGCATTGGAAAAATATCTAATGGAAACACCTCTTCATATTGACCAGTAACTACGAATGCTCTATGTTCACCATTCGTATTTGTTGTAAGATCATATTTTTTCTTAGGACTTAACCATGAGAACGTCAATGCTCTAGTCGTAGAAATCTTATTGAAAATTGGCTTATTCCAACCAAAAAACTCATAATCATCTCCTTCTGGAATAGCAGTAACCGTGTTGTTGTAAAAACCTAAATAACCATCTTGACTAGACTTAGATCCTGTTAAAACATCACCATTTATTACTCTAAATTTTTCTCCATTAACACCACTCGCATAAAGAAAAGTAGCAATCTCAGATCCAATTTTAGTCGTATAATATTGTGGCTTTTTAACAGATGAACCTCCTAATGCAACAATACGCTCTGCATTGAATTTACCCGTTAATAATAACTCTCCAATAATTACTAAATCCTGAGGAGTTATTACCCAAACCAATTCTCCTTTATTAATAGGATCTAATTTATTGATTTGTGTACCCACAAGACCTGCAGGGTGCGGACCAGAAACTTGATGCATTTCTGCACCTTTAAGTCCAGCCAATGGAGAACTAGAATCACCATAAGAAACATGTACTTTACCTGGCGTAAGTTTAGAGACTGCAGTAATAGCTGCTTGCAATTCTTTTTCTTTACCTTTTAAAGTATAGTTCAGTTCTGCCGCCAAGGGAGCGGTTACATATCCTGACACAAAAATTGCTTTTGGTGTCGTTTCAGGATCTGCAATCACATCATAAGGTCGTTGTTTGATAAACGGCCAACTACCAGACTTAAGCAATAATGCTTTTACATCCGCAGCTGATGCACTACCTAGATTTGGAACTTGATGTTCTATAGATTCTTGAGTTTTACCAGCTGTAATTTTAAGTGAAAGGATTTTTCTTCTTTCCCCTCGCTTAATTTCAGCCAATTGACCACTCACAGGAGAAACAAAAAGCATAGACTCATGATTTTTGTTGTAGAAGAGCGCTTCACCTGCTTTTACTTCTGCGCCTTCTTTTACAAGCATTTTAGGGGCAATCCCATGAAAATCCTGTAAATTTATAACATAAACATTACTATCTGGCGC
Coding sequences within:
- a CDS encoding Na(+)-translocating NADH-quinone reductase subunit A, which translates into the protein MSKDIRIKKGLNINLVGKAETVTVKAPDSNVYVINLQDFHGIAPKMLVKEGAEVKAGEALFYNKNHESMLFVSPVSGQLAEIKRGERRKILSLKITAGKTQESIEHQVPNLGSASAADVKALLLKSGSWPFIKQRPYDVIADPETTPKAIFVSGYVTAPLAAELNYTLKGKEKELQAAITAVSKLTPGKVHVSYGDSSSPLAGLKGAEMHQVSGPHPAGLVGTQINKLDPINKGELVWVITPQDLVIIGELLLTGKFNAERIVALGGSSVKKPQYYTTKIGSEIATFLYASGVNGEKFRVINGDVLTGSKSSQDGYLGFYNNTVTAIPEGDDYEFFGWNKPIFNKISTTRALTFSWLSPKKKYDLTTNTNGEHRAFVVTGQYEEVFPLDIFPMQLLKACMVKDLDEMEQLGLYEVAPEDFSLTEFICISKQPHQQIIREGLDLLQKEIG